A window of the Microbacterium sp. LWH13-1.2 genome harbors these coding sequences:
- a CDS encoding multifunctional oxoglutarate decarboxylase/oxoglutarate dehydrogenase thiamine pyrophosphate-binding subunit/dihydrolipoyllysine-residue succinyltransferase subunit — MSNQVTGVGGDGGFGANSWLVEELYEQFKVNRDSVDKEWWPILEKYQSDAATGTSAPAPAAEQPAHPVTAPIPVIGAQPVARTTTKPAAAAPIPAQAPKPAPKAEAPESAEPVEEDKVTPLRGLPKTLAANMDESLTVPTATSVRTVPAKLMIDNRIVINNHMARTRGGKISFTHLIGWALIRTLDEFRSQNVFYAEIDGKPSVVAPAHVNLGIAIDLPKPDGTRALMVPSIKRADTLSFSEYLVAYEDLVTRARNNKLTAADFQGTTVSLTNPGGIGTVHSVPRLMKGQGCIIGAGALEYPAEFQGASERTLNELAIGKTITLTSTYDHRVIQGAGSGEFLKKVHELLIGQRGFYDDIFAALRIPYAPIRWNPDIAVDLAERVDKQSRVQELINSFRVRGHLMADIDPLEYVQRSHPDLEIESHGLTFWDLDREFVTGGFGGRRIAKLRDILGVLRDSYCRTLGIEYMHIQDPEQRRWFQEKVEVKYQKPGHDEQLRVLRKLNEAEAFETFLQTKFVGQKRFSLEGGESLVPLLDEILQGAATAGLEGAAIGMAHRGRLNVLTNIAGKTYGHVFQEFEGTQTPGNQRGSGDVKYHLGTEGTFVADDGSELPVYLAANPSHLETVDGVLEGIVRAKQDRKPIGTFAWLPILVHGDAAFAGQGVVVETLQMSQLRGYRTGGTIHVVVNNQVGFTTLPNDSRTSVYSTDVAKTIQAPVFHVNGDDPEAVIHVAQLAFEYRERFHRDVVIDLVCYRRRGHNEGDDPSMTQPLMTDLIQAKRSVRKLYTESLVGRGDITEEEYDEAKADFQNRLEIAFAETHAAETGTTPVVQDAPPADEQVGAPEITGVSNEVIQLIGDAFVNKPEGFTVHPKLQQQLEKRLDMSRNGNIDWGFGELLAFGSLLVEGTPVRLAGQDSRRGTFVQRHATLHDRANGQEWLPLSNLSDSQGRFFVYDSLLSEYAALGFEYGYSVEAPEALVLWEAQFGDFVNGAQSVIDEYISAAEQKWGQQSSVTLLLPHGYEGQGPDHSSSRIERFLQMCAQDNMIVARPSTPASYFHLLRRQAYARPRKPLIVFTPKAMLRLRGATSPVEAFTQGRFEPVLDDSRDLDRTAVRRVLVHSGKVHWDLRAELEKNPNPEIALVRLEQLYPTPIEGLKAITDSYPNAELVWVQEEPENQGAWPFLALAFADVPGDRTFRPVSRPASASPATGSSKVHAAEQAKLLRDALTLG; from the coding sequence GTGTCGAACCAGGTGACCGGCGTCGGGGGCGACGGGGGGTTCGGAGCCAATTCCTGGCTCGTCGAAGAGCTCTATGAGCAGTTCAAGGTGAACCGCGACTCCGTCGACAAGGAGTGGTGGCCGATCCTCGAGAAGTACCAGTCCGATGCCGCGACCGGTACCTCAGCTCCCGCACCCGCTGCAGAGCAGCCCGCGCACCCTGTGACCGCCCCGATCCCCGTCATCGGCGCACAGCCCGTCGCACGCACGACGACGAAGCCCGCTGCGGCGGCGCCCATCCCGGCGCAGGCGCCGAAGCCCGCCCCCAAGGCCGAGGCACCGGAGTCCGCCGAGCCCGTCGAGGAAGACAAGGTCACGCCGCTCCGCGGCCTCCCCAAGACTCTCGCCGCGAACATGGACGAGTCCCTGACCGTCCCGACCGCGACCAGCGTCCGCACCGTGCCTGCGAAGCTGATGATCGACAACCGCATCGTCATCAACAACCACATGGCTCGCACCCGGGGCGGCAAGATCAGCTTCACCCATCTGATCGGGTGGGCGCTCATCCGCACCCTCGACGAGTTCCGCAGCCAGAACGTGTTCTACGCCGAGATCGACGGCAAGCCGTCGGTGGTGGCACCCGCGCACGTCAACCTCGGCATCGCGATCGATCTGCCCAAGCCCGACGGCACGCGCGCGCTCATGGTCCCGAGCATCAAGCGCGCTGACACCCTCTCGTTCAGCGAGTACCTCGTCGCCTACGAAGACCTGGTCACCCGCGCCCGCAACAACAAGCTCACCGCGGCGGACTTCCAGGGCACCACGGTCTCGCTGACGAACCCGGGTGGCATCGGCACCGTGCACTCCGTGCCTCGTCTCATGAAGGGCCAGGGCTGCATCATCGGCGCCGGCGCCCTCGAATACCCGGCGGAGTTCCAGGGAGCGAGTGAGCGCACGCTCAACGAGCTGGCTATCGGCAAGACGATCACGCTGACGAGCACCTATGACCACCGCGTCATCCAGGGCGCGGGCTCGGGCGAGTTCCTCAAGAAGGTGCACGAGCTGCTCATCGGCCAGCGCGGCTTCTACGACGACATCTTCGCAGCCCTCCGCATCCCGTACGCTCCGATCCGCTGGAACCCCGACATCGCGGTGGACCTCGCCGAGCGCGTCGACAAGCAGTCCCGCGTGCAGGAGCTCATCAACTCCTTCCGCGTGCGCGGCCACCTGATGGCCGACATCGACCCGCTCGAGTACGTGCAGCGCTCGCACCCCGACCTCGAGATCGAGAGCCACGGCCTCACCTTCTGGGACCTCGACCGCGAGTTCGTGACGGGTGGATTCGGTGGACGACGCATCGCGAAGCTCCGCGACATCCTCGGTGTCCTGCGCGACTCGTACTGCCGCACGCTCGGCATCGAGTACATGCACATCCAGGACCCCGAGCAGCGTCGCTGGTTCCAGGAGAAGGTCGAGGTCAAGTACCAGAAGCCCGGTCATGACGAGCAGCTCCGCGTCCTCCGCAAGCTCAACGAGGCCGAGGCTTTCGAGACCTTCCTGCAGACCAAGTTCGTGGGTCAGAAGCGCTTCTCTCTCGAGGGCGGCGAATCGCTCGTCCCGCTGCTCGACGAGATCCTCCAGGGTGCGGCCACCGCAGGCCTCGAGGGTGCGGCGATCGGCATGGCGCACCGTGGACGTCTGAACGTCCTGACGAACATCGCCGGCAAGACGTACGGTCACGTCTTCCAGGAGTTCGAGGGCACGCAGACGCCGGGCAACCAGCGCGGATCCGGTGACGTGAAGTACCACCTCGGCACCGAGGGCACGTTCGTCGCCGACGACGGGTCCGAGCTGCCGGTGTACCTGGCTGCGAACCCCTCTCATCTCGAGACCGTCGACGGAGTCCTCGAGGGCATCGTGCGCGCCAAGCAGGACCGCAAGCCGATCGGAACCTTCGCCTGGCTGCCGATCCTCGTGCACGGCGACGCCGCCTTCGCTGGCCAGGGCGTGGTCGTCGAGACGCTGCAGATGTCGCAGCTTCGCGGATACCGCACGGGTGGCACGATCCACGTCGTCGTGAACAACCAGGTCGGTTTCACGACCCTCCCGAACGACTCTCGTACCTCGGTGTACTCCACCGACGTCGCGAAGACGATTCAGGCTCCGGTGTTCCACGTGAACGGAGACGACCCTGAAGCCGTCATCCACGTCGCACAGCTGGCCTTCGAGTACCGTGAGCGCTTCCACCGCGATGTCGTCATCGACCTCGTCTGCTACCGCCGCCGCGGCCACAACGAGGGCGACGACCCCTCGATGACCCAGCCGCTGATGACCGACCTGATCCAGGCCAAGCGCTCCGTACGCAAGCTGTACACCGAGTCGCTCGTCGGTCGAGGCGACATCACCGAGGAGGAGTACGACGAGGCGAAGGCCGACTTCCAGAATCGTCTGGAGATCGCGTTCGCCGAGACGCACGCCGCCGAGACCGGTACGACGCCTGTCGTCCAGGATGCTCCGCCTGCCGACGAGCAGGTAGGCGCCCCCGAGATCACCGGCGTCTCGAACGAGGTCATCCAGCTCATCGGCGACGCGTTCGTGAACAAGCCCGAGGGCTTCACGGTGCACCCCAAGCTGCAGCAGCAGTTGGAGAAGCGTCTCGACATGAGCCGCAACGGCAACATCGACTGGGGCTTCGGAGAGCTGCTCGCCTTCGGCTCGCTTCTCGTCGAGGGAACCCCCGTGCGCCTTGCCGGTCAGGACTCGCGCCGTGGCACGTTCGTGCAGCGTCACGCGACTCTGCACGACCGCGCCAACGGCCAGGAGTGGCTGCCGCTGTCGAACCTCTCCGATTCGCAGGGTCGCTTCTTCGTCTACGACTCCCTCCTGAGCGAGTACGCGGCGCTCGGATTCGAGTACGGCTACTCGGTCGAAGCGCCCGAGGCACTGGTGCTGTGGGAAGCGCAGTTCGGCGACTTCGTCAACGGCGCGCAGTCGGTGATCGACGAGTACATCTCGGCGGCCGAGCAGAAGTGGGGCCAGCAGTCCAGCGTCACGCTGCTCCTTCCCCACGGCTACGAGGGTCAGGGCCCGGATCACTCGTCGTCGCGCATCGAACGATTCCTGCAGATGTGCGCGCAGGACAACATGATCGTCGCGCGTCCGTCGACGCCTGCCTCGTACTTCCATCTGCTGCGTCGTCAGGCCTATGCTCGTCCGCGCAAGCCGCTGATCGTGTTCACCCCGAAGGCGATGCTGCGTCTGCGCGGTGCGACGAGCCCGGTCGAGGCCTTCACGCAAGGACGCTTCGAGCCCGTCCTCGACGATTCGCGCGATCTCGATCGCACTGCGGTCAGGCGCGTGCTCGTGCACTCGGGCAAGGTGCACTGGGATCTGCGCGCAGAACTCGAGAAGAACCCGAACCCCGAGATCGCCCTCGTCCGGCTCGAGCAGCTGTACCCGACGCCGATCGAAGGACTCAAGGCGATCACCGACTCCTACCCGAACGCGGAACTGGTCTGGGTTCAGGAGGAGCCGGAGAACCAGGGAGCGTGGCCGTTCCTCGCGCTCGCCTTCGCCGACGTGCCCGGCGACCGGACCTTCCGTCCGGTGTCGCGTCCGGCATCCGCATCTCCTGCCACCGGGTCGTCGAAGGTGCACGCCGCAGAGCAGGCGAAGCTGCTCCGCGACGCCCTCACCCTGGGCTGA
- a CDS encoding GuaB1 family IMP dehydrogenase-related protein, with the protein MEFSGESPTVDLTYSDVFLVPRRSAVTSRLQVDLAPQDGTPATLPLVASNMNSVTGPRLAAVLARRGGLGVLPQDMPLQDLDAAIRDVKAQPVLWDTPVVLPPAASVSDALRLMPPTAGHGIVVASGSAPHHVDQILGVLPATRLATALPDAQLGDLVHTGTPSLDADDIGSERHAFDVITDAGVEMVTIAHHGHLVGTLSARSALRSTLYRPAVDRDGRLAVAAAVGINGDVAAKAEALAAAGVDVLVVDTAHGHQEGMLRALSAVSELGLGIPIVAGNIVTADGVKDLVEAGASILKVGVGPGAMCTTRMMTAVGRPQFSAVLETAEAARELGAHVWADGGVRYPRDVALALAAGAASVMVGSWFAGTIEAPGELQSDAEGRVFKESWGMASTKAVQARFGRLDAYERARKELFAEGISSSKIYLDPLRPGLEDLLDMITSGVRSSFTYAGASSVAEFHERALVGLQSAAGYEEGKALPMMF; encoded by the coding sequence ATGGAATTCTCCGGCGAGTCGCCCACAGTCGATCTGACCTATTCCGACGTGTTCCTCGTGCCGCGCCGATCGGCCGTCACCAGCCGTCTGCAGGTCGACCTCGCGCCGCAGGACGGCACCCCCGCGACGCTTCCGCTGGTGGCATCCAACATGAACTCCGTCACGGGTCCACGTCTCGCGGCCGTCCTCGCACGGCGGGGCGGGCTCGGAGTGCTGCCGCAGGACATGCCCCTGCAGGATCTCGATGCCGCGATCCGCGACGTCAAGGCGCAGCCGGTGCTGTGGGACACGCCTGTCGTGCTTCCCCCTGCGGCGTCGGTGTCGGACGCCCTGCGCCTGATGCCGCCGACAGCCGGGCACGGGATCGTGGTCGCATCGGGGTCGGCTCCGCACCACGTGGATCAGATCCTCGGAGTCCTCCCCGCCACACGGCTTGCGACGGCGCTGCCGGATGCGCAGCTGGGCGATCTCGTGCACACCGGAACTCCGTCGCTCGACGCGGATGACATCGGGTCCGAGCGCCATGCGTTCGATGTGATCACCGACGCGGGCGTCGAGATGGTGACGATCGCGCACCACGGGCATCTCGTCGGTACGCTCAGCGCCCGCAGTGCGCTGCGCTCGACCCTGTATCGTCCCGCGGTCGACCGCGACGGCCGACTCGCGGTCGCCGCAGCCGTGGGGATCAACGGCGATGTGGCCGCGAAGGCCGAGGCGCTCGCCGCCGCGGGGGTCGACGTGCTCGTGGTCGACACCGCGCACGGGCACCAGGAGGGCATGCTCCGCGCTCTGAGTGCCGTGTCGGAACTCGGGCTCGGGATCCCGATCGTGGCGGGGAACATCGTCACCGCCGACGGGGTCAAGGACCTGGTCGAGGCGGGTGCCTCCATTCTCAAGGTCGGAGTGGGTCCCGGTGCGATGTGCACCACCCGCATGATGACGGCAGTCGGACGCCCGCAGTTCTCCGCGGTGCTCGAAACGGCTGAGGCGGCACGCGAACTCGGTGCGCACGTCTGGGCCGACGGGGGAGTGCGCTACCCGCGCGACGTCGCTCTCGCGCTCGCCGCCGGCGCCGCATCCGTCATGGTCGGGTCGTGGTTCGCGGGCACGATCGAGGCCCCTGGCGAACTGCAGAGCGACGCCGAGGGTCGTGTCTTCAAGGAGTCGTGGGGCATGGCATCCACGAAAGCCGTGCAAGCGCGGTTCGGACGCCTCGACGCATACGAGCGGGCTCGCAAGGAGCTCTTCGCGGAGGGGATCTCCTCATCGAAGATCTACCTCGATCCGCTTCGTCCCGGCCTCGAGGACCTGCTCGACATGATCACGTCCGGCGTGCGCTCGTCGTTCACCTACGCCGGGGCGTCGTCCGTTGCGGAGTTCCACGAGCGGGCGCTGGTCGGTCTGCAGTCCGCCGCCGGGTACGAAGAGGGCAAGGCCCTGCCCATGATGTTCTAG
- a CDS encoding hemolysin family protein, translating to MDYILLGVGLLLTVGTGLFVASEFALVNLDRADLEARQARGESRLSLTISALKHTSTHLSSAQLGITLTTLLTGYTMEPALSNLLGPTLVAWSIPEAAVGPIATIVAMLVATVLSMILGELVPKNFALALPLATAKLVIPFQVAFTTIFKPAVVVLNGSANGVLRSMGIEPKEELSGARSAEELSSLVRRSASAGLLEADTASLLDRTLTFSRLTAADVMTARPSMHALAAGDSADDVIQLARRTGHSRFPVYDDDLDDITGVVHLKAAISVPRDRRAEVPVGAISTDPLRVPETVHVDALISELRARGYQLAVVVDEYGGTAGLVTLEDLVEELVGEVSDEHDRTRAGVVRGRDGITFPGELRPDELRHRAGVEVPEGDVYDTVAGYVMSVLERVPSVGDEVALDTGKLQVVRMDGRRVDRIRYVPSPGEPGEVVSR from the coding sequence ATGGATTACATCCTGCTGGGCGTGGGGCTTCTGCTCACTGTCGGCACCGGATTGTTCGTCGCGAGCGAGTTCGCTCTGGTCAATCTCGACCGTGCCGATCTCGAGGCCCGGCAGGCTCGGGGCGAATCCCGTCTCTCCCTGACGATCAGCGCCCTCAAGCACACGTCGACCCACCTGTCGTCGGCGCAGCTGGGTATCACGCTGACGACGCTGCTGACCGGTTACACGATGGAGCCGGCACTCTCGAACCTGCTCGGTCCCACACTCGTCGCCTGGAGCATCCCCGAGGCGGCCGTCGGCCCGATCGCGACGATCGTCGCGATGCTGGTCGCCACCGTGCTCTCGATGATCCTCGGCGAGCTCGTGCCCAAGAACTTCGCGCTCGCGCTTCCGCTCGCGACGGCGAAGCTCGTGATCCCGTTCCAGGTCGCCTTCACGACGATCTTCAAGCCGGCCGTGGTCGTGCTCAACGGCAGTGCCAACGGAGTGCTCCGCAGCATGGGGATCGAGCCGAAGGAAGAGCTCTCGGGCGCCCGCAGCGCCGAGGAGCTGTCCTCCCTGGTGCGGCGTTCCGCGAGCGCCGGCCTGCTCGAGGCCGACACCGCGAGCCTCCTCGACCGGACGCTCACCTTCTCGCGGCTGACGGCCGCCGACGTGATGACCGCTCGCCCCAGCATGCATGCGCTCGCCGCGGGCGATTCAGCGGACGACGTCATCCAGCTCGCCCGGCGCACAGGACACAGCCGGTTCCCGGTCTACGACGACGATCTCGACGACATCACGGGCGTCGTGCACCTGAAGGCGGCGATCTCGGTTCCCCGCGACCGACGGGCGGAGGTGCCGGTCGGTGCGATCTCCACCGATCCGCTGCGGGTGCCGGAGACGGTGCATGTGGATGCGCTGATCTCGGAACTCCGAGCCCGCGGATACCAGCTCGCGGTCGTCGTCGACGAGTACGGCGGCACTGCCGGACTCGTGACTCTCGAGGACCTGGTCGAGGAGCTGGTGGGAGAGGTGTCCGATGAGCACGATCGGACGAGAGCCGGCGTCGTCCGGGGCCGCGACGGCATCACCTTCCCCGGAGAGCTGCGACCGGACGAGCTGCGCCATCGTGCGGGCGTCGAGGTGCCGGAAGGCGACGTGTACGACACTGTGGCCGGGTACGTCATGAGCGTGCTCGAGCGCGTGCCGTCGGTCGGCGACGAGGTCGCCCTCGACACCGGAAAGCTGCAGGTGGTGCGCATGGACGGACGCCGCGTCGACCGCATCCGATACGTTCCGAGTCCCGGCGAACCAGGAGAGGTGGTCTCCCGATGA